A region of Chitinophaga horti DNA encodes the following proteins:
- a CDS encoding GAF domain-containing protein, with protein sequence MSQFSKYDSEFCGNLPIHIINTVQTYGVLLIVDKVSGRLVQASENTPAVFNASAREMVEGGVVSTWLGAAANAELQAFAALDAGNEKAAVWQIGSGFHHVMMHTTKDLVLVEIDITGTAEVNSTFTDTYQTLKSAISAIERCDNIDALCEVTARELKAVSGFDKVMVYSFDKDWNGLVLAEAMEPGMETYMGFTFPASDIPKPARDLYLRNPYRFIPDRTFEPVKLFPVINPVTHAFVDLSDCNLRGVAAVHLEYLKNMNVTASMSVRIIKDNELWGLIACHHRTAKEVSGQLCAVFELMSSVISAKVGALEHKAFHDLNRRLGDAYTRQIGNIFQDGNMVQTLLSGQPNLLELFDASGAIITFRNEVHSIGKTPDRAQLEDLLLWLHLKELRKVFNTDSLSRQYDIAKEYSGIGSGLLVIPINAARDEYVLLFRKEYVQTINWGGNPEERIRFEENKQIYHPRHSFKLWQENVEGYSRPWLKEEVLTAENMRSFIFEHIASTYN encoded by the coding sequence ATGAGCCAGTTCTCTAAATACGATTCAGAATTTTGCGGCAACCTGCCGATCCATATCATCAACACCGTGCAAACGTACGGGGTGTTGCTGATTGTAGATAAAGTATCCGGTCGCCTGGTGCAGGCCAGCGAAAATACGCCTGCCGTATTTAATGCGTCCGCACGGGAAATGGTGGAGGGAGGAGTGGTGTCGACTTGGTTAGGCGCTGCTGCCAATGCCGAACTACAGGCATTTGCGGCGTTGGATGCCGGTAACGAGAAGGCCGCCGTATGGCAGATCGGCTCTGGCTTTCACCATGTGATGATGCATACGACGAAAGACCTGGTGCTCGTGGAAATCGACATCACCGGTACCGCCGAAGTAAACAGCACGTTCACCGATACTTATCAAACGCTCAAATCGGCCATTAGTGCCATTGAGCGTTGCGACAATATTGACGCTTTGTGCGAAGTCACCGCCCGCGAACTGAAGGCGGTATCGGGCTTTGACAAGGTAATGGTCTATTCTTTTGATAAAGACTGGAATGGCCTGGTACTGGCGGAGGCGATGGAACCAGGAATGGAAACCTATATGGGCTTTACGTTCCCGGCATCGGACATTCCCAAACCTGCCCGTGACCTGTACCTCCGTAATCCATACCGGTTCATCCCCGACAGAACGTTCGAGCCGGTTAAGTTGTTCCCGGTAATTAACCCGGTGACGCACGCATTCGTTGACCTGAGCGATTGCAACCTGCGCGGCGTAGCGGCGGTACACCTCGAATACCTGAAAAACATGAACGTAACGGCCTCTATGTCCGTACGTATCATCAAAGATAACGAGTTGTGGGGCCTCATCGCCTGTCACCACCGTACGGCCAAGGAGGTATCCGGGCAGCTGTGCGCGGTGTTTGAGCTGATGTCGTCCGTGATCTCCGCGAAAGTAGGCGCACTGGAACATAAAGCGTTTCACGACCTGAACCGCCGCCTGGGCGATGCGTACACCCGCCAGATCGGCAACATCTTCCAGGATGGAAATATGGTGCAAACGCTGTTAAGCGGCCAGCCTAACCTGCTGGAGCTGTTTGACGCGAGCGGGGCCATTATCACTTTCAGGAACGAGGTGCATTCGATCGGCAAAACGCCTGATCGTGCGCAGCTCGAGGACCTGCTGTTATGGCTGCACCTGAAAGAACTGCGTAAAGTATTTAATACGGATTCGCTTTCCCGCCAGTACGACATCGCGAAGGAGTACAGCGGCATCGGCAGTGGATTGCTCGTGATCCCGATCAACGCCGCGCGCGATGAATACGTATTGCTGTTCCGGAAAGAGTATGTGCAGACGATCAACTGGGGTGGCAACCCGGAGGAGCGTATCCGCTTTGAAGAGAATAAACAGATTTATCACCCGAGGCACTCCTTTAAATTGTGGCAGGAAAATGTGGAAGGCTACTCCCGCCCCTGGCTGAAAGAGGAAGTGCTGACGGCCGAAAATATGAGAAGCTTTATCTTTGAGCATATCGCTTCTACTTATAATTAA
- a CDS encoding chemotaxis protein CheB, whose protein sequence is MQQHYIVALGASAGGLEAIQEFFDHMPRTENLSFVIIQHLSPDFKSLLVELVGRHTHMKVVEAADEQPVQKNCIYVIPNNKFISIKRNKLVLAVKQHDSAPNNAIDIFFSSLAEEKKDRAIAVVLSGTGSDGTKGIAKIKELGGMTLVQEPNTARFDGMPNSAINSGNADVITTPAKMPDAILSLIHEPSASTLNKVELDEELLNQIFELIAKEAGQDFHYYKTPTILRRISRRVVMGNFKDADAYVTHLQKDPEEVKSLAKDFLIGVTRFFRDAEAFVTLQEKVLPGMLAAKEDGGLVKVWIPACSTGEEAYSVAIAVEEAILRSDKRIDVKIFATDIDAANLEVASAGVYPATIEKDVDHELLEKYFLFRNNTYSISPRIRKRIVFAKHDIIKDPPFIKNDLVCCRNMLIYMNPVLQERVFSILHFAVNTGGYLFLGPSENPTFERTTVQQISSKWKMYRKTAESKPRPYLSDGFRVLPSLQNEQLKIKRIKEGETRGQQDLWDDVKATVTTDLGFLAVYIDRSFEIRETIGNYELLLSLPKKNLSLNFVRMLPQDLSITLNKEIRKAWKTGQKVKIEGLAFVRSSETQLLNVIINPHVPSSEELTLVVISKGGTQTGSNGQQHMVQQAVNGQDHDYIMNLESELADVKNSLQMAVEDLETTNEELQSSNEELLSSNEELQSSNEELQSLNEELYTLNTEHQLKIRELVELNDDLNNYFRSTDIAQIFLDNNLNIRKFNPASASMINFIESDLGRPISHISNNIRYETLLEDIRQVQRTHEVVEKEVELNEGRHLLMRIMPYVTRDGRYEGLIITFVDITTITDLNNIVRGVFNASVSGVFAFRAVRDNRGKISDFTVIAANNMARRLFELEEKKLEGEGMKALLPQLSVSELMDQYISVVENDKSVTRDVYLEDRDRWFELTAVKMHEGFVGTFTDITDKKRGEQRIRKSYSELNEAKETLKKLNAELEDKVRERTRELSFSEERFRLVARATNDTLWDWDLASNKIWWSESFAKMFGFSKPDFSRAEWAQHIHPDERAQVEAALYGVINENKNQWNCEYRFRRENGEYAHILDRGYVLHNEFGVPYRMLGSILDLTAQKQAELEVASNIAQRQFLAESMPLMVWTADADGKVDFVNRQFEFYTGIFYDDAMEGGWQQAIWKEDLPMLLDTWQRAATVKADFHCEVRVMVSKKDFRWNLLRAKARKDQKGALISWVITTTDIHEQKVMNEILEEKVEERTRQLLAINRELEASNNDLQLFASVASHDLQEPLRKIHMFSKLVKDRHDGDLPEDTHLYLDKIMQSARRMKALVINILNFSKLSADQAEYTKTDVAQVVKEVMDDFEVIIREKNAVIEVGDIPPLAVNRLQIQQVFQNLISNALKFTTPGEAPKVSITGYRVAQLSFTAPEDPTGRWCRISVKDNGIGFDTEYKNRIFGLFHRLNSKDRFEGTGIGLAITKKIVEKHNGIITAESNEGEGAVFTIILPMDQ, encoded by the coding sequence ATGCAGCAGCATTACATAGTCGCATTGGGTGCCTCCGCAGGCGGTCTTGAGGCTATCCAGGAATTTTTCGACCATATGCCCCGCACGGAGAACCTGTCCTTCGTGATCATCCAGCACTTGTCGCCGGATTTTAAAAGCCTGCTTGTAGAGTTGGTAGGCCGCCACACTCATATGAAGGTGGTGGAAGCCGCGGATGAGCAACCCGTGCAGAAAAACTGCATCTATGTTATTCCGAACAATAAATTCATTTCCATTAAGCGAAATAAACTGGTGCTGGCCGTTAAACAGCATGACAGCGCACCTAATAACGCCATCGATATTTTCTTTTCCTCCCTCGCGGAAGAAAAGAAGGACCGTGCCATCGCGGTAGTATTATCTGGCACAGGCTCCGATGGTACCAAGGGTATAGCCAAAATAAAAGAGTTGGGCGGTATGACATTAGTGCAGGAGCCGAATACGGCCCGCTTTGACGGTATGCCCAACAGCGCTATCAATTCTGGTAATGCGGATGTGATTACCACGCCGGCAAAAATGCCCGATGCCATCCTGTCGCTCATACACGAACCCAGCGCCTCCACACTCAATAAGGTAGAACTGGACGAAGAACTGCTGAACCAAATTTTTGAACTCATCGCGAAAGAAGCGGGGCAGGACTTTCACTATTATAAAACCCCCACCATCCTGCGCCGCATCAGCCGAAGGGTAGTGATGGGTAATTTTAAGGATGCCGATGCTTACGTTACACACCTGCAGAAGGACCCCGAGGAGGTAAAAAGCCTCGCGAAGGATTTCCTGATAGGGGTGACGCGGTTTTTCCGCGACGCAGAAGCTTTCGTGACTTTACAGGAGAAGGTGCTGCCTGGCATGCTGGCGGCAAAAGAAGATGGCGGACTGGTGAAGGTTTGGATACCTGCCTGCAGCACCGGCGAAGAAGCTTATTCCGTAGCCATTGCCGTCGAAGAAGCGATCCTGCGCAGCGATAAACGAATCGACGTAAAGATATTTGCTACGGACATCGATGCTGCCAACCTGGAAGTGGCCTCGGCCGGTGTATACCCCGCTACGATTGAAAAGGATGTAGACCACGAATTGCTCGAGAAATACTTCCTCTTCAGGAACAATACCTATTCTATCAGCCCGCGCATCCGCAAACGCATCGTTTTCGCAAAGCACGACATTATAAAAGATCCGCCCTTTATAAAGAACGACCTGGTATGTTGCCGCAACATGCTCATTTATATGAATCCTGTTTTGCAGGAACGGGTTTTTTCGATTTTGCATTTTGCTGTGAATACGGGCGGATACCTGTTTTTAGGTCCGAGTGAAAACCCAACTTTCGAAAGAACGACGGTGCAGCAGATTAGCTCCAAGTGGAAGATGTATCGCAAAACGGCAGAAAGCAAACCCCGGCCATATCTTTCAGATGGCTTCCGGGTGCTGCCTTCGCTGCAGAACGAACAACTGAAAATTAAACGCATTAAGGAAGGGGAAACCCGCGGCCAGCAGGACTTGTGGGACGATGTGAAGGCAACCGTAACGACTGATCTTGGCTTCCTGGCGGTTTACATAGACCGCAGTTTCGAGATCCGCGAAACTATCGGTAATTACGAGTTGTTACTGTCCCTGCCCAAAAAGAACCTGAGCCTGAACTTCGTGCGCATGCTTCCGCAAGACCTGTCTATCACACTCAATAAGGAAATCCGCAAGGCATGGAAGACCGGGCAGAAGGTGAAAATAGAAGGGTTAGCATTCGTCAGGAGCAGCGAAACGCAGTTGCTGAATGTGATCATCAATCCGCATGTACCGTCCTCCGAAGAACTTACCCTGGTGGTGATCAGCAAAGGTGGTACACAAACAGGAAGTAATGGTCAGCAGCACATGGTACAGCAGGCCGTTAATGGCCAGGACCATGACTATATCATGAACCTGGAATCGGAGCTGGCGGATGTGAAGAACAGTCTGCAGATGGCTGTCGAAGACCTGGAAACCACCAACGAGGAACTGCAAAGCTCCAACGAAGAACTGCTCTCTTCCAACGAAGAATTGCAAAGCTCCAACGAGGAACTGCAATCGCTGAACGAGGAGCTGTACACACTCAATACTGAACACCAGTTGAAGATCCGCGAACTGGTGGAATTGAACGATGACCTTAACAACTATTTCCGCAGTACAGATATTGCCCAGATCTTCCTGGACAATAACCTGAACATCCGGAAGTTTAACCCGGCCTCTGCCAGCATGATCAATTTTATTGAGAGTGACCTGGGCAGGCCGATATCGCATATTTCCAACAATATCCGCTACGAAACCCTGCTGGAAGACATCCGCCAGGTGCAGCGTACGCACGAGGTGGTGGAAAAAGAAGTGGAACTGAACGAAGGCCGCCACCTGCTGATGCGCATTATGCCTTATGTAACCCGCGACGGGCGTTATGAAGGACTGATCATCACGTTTGTTGACATTACCACCATTACTGATCTCAACAATATCGTAAGAGGTGTGTTCAATGCCAGCGTGAGTGGCGTTTTCGCGTTCAGGGCCGTGCGGGACAACCGGGGTAAGATATCCGACTTTACAGTGATCGCTGCCAATAACATGGCGCGCCGGTTATTCGAACTGGAAGAGAAAAAACTGGAAGGTGAGGGGATGAAAGCCCTGTTACCGCAGCTCTCCGTCAGCGAATTAATGGACCAGTACATTTCCGTAGTAGAGAATGATAAGAGTGTTACCAGGGATGTGTATCTCGAAGATAGAGACCGCTGGTTTGAGCTGACTGCCGTGAAGATGCACGAAGGCTTCGTAGGCACGTTCACCGACATTACGGATAAAAAACGTGGCGAACAGCGCATCCGCAAAAGTTATAGTGAACTGAACGAGGCAAAGGAAACGCTTAAAAAGCTGAATGCCGAACTGGAAGATAAGGTGAGGGAGCGTACCCGCGAACTTTCCTTCAGTGAAGAACGTTTCCGCCTGGTAGCCCGGGCGACGAACGATACCCTGTGGGATTGGGACCTGGCCAGCAATAAAATCTGGTGGAGCGAATCGTTCGCTAAAATGTTCGGGTTTTCCAAGCCCGACTTTAGCCGTGCCGAATGGGCGCAGCATATTCACCCCGACGAGCGCGCCCAGGTAGAGGCGGCGCTGTACGGCGTCATCAACGAAAACAAAAACCAGTGGAATTGCGAATACCGCTTCCGGCGGGAGAATGGCGAATATGCCCACATCCTCGACCGCGGTTACGTACTGCATAACGAGTTTGGCGTGCCTTACCGTATGCTCGGTTCCATCCTCGACCTTACCGCGCAAAAGCAGGCGGAACTGGAAGTGGCCAGCAATATCGCCCAACGCCAGTTCCTGGCCGAGTCGATGCCATTAATGGTGTGGACCGCAGACGCCGATGGCAAGGTCGACTTCGTAAACCGCCAGTTCGAGTTTTATACCGGCATCTTCTACGACGATGCCATGGAGGGTGGCTGGCAGCAAGCCATCTGGAAAGAAGACCTGCCCATGCTGCTGGATACCTGGCAACGTGCTGCCACCGTCAAGGCCGACTTCCACTGCGAGGTACGGGTGATGGTGAGCAAAAAGGACTTCCGCTGGAACCTGTTACGCGCAAAAGCACGTAAGGACCAGAAAGGAGCGCTGATCAGCTGGGTGATTACCACTACCGATATTCACGAACAAAAAGTAATGAATGAGATACTGGAGGAAAAAGTAGAGGAGCGTACCCGCCAGCTGCTCGCCATCAACCGCGAGCTGGAAGCCAGCAACAACGACCTGCAACTCTTTGCCTCTGTGGCCTCCCATGACCTGCAGGAGCCGCTGCGTAAGATCCATATGTTCTCCAAACTGGTAAAAGACCGCCACGATGGCGATCTGCCGGAGGATACCCATCTCTACCTGGATAAGATTATGCAGTCGGCCAGGCGTATGAAAGCGCTGGTTATCAATATATTGAACTTCTCTAAACTCTCTGCCGACCAGGCCGAATACACCAAAACGGACGTGGCGCAGGTGGTAAAAGAGGTAATGGACGACTTCGAGGTGATCATCCGGGAGAAGAATGCGGTAATAGAAGTGGGGGATATTCCGCCGCTGGCCGTTAACCGCCTGCAAATCCAGCAGGTGTTCCAGAACCTGATCAGTAACGCCCTGAAGTTTACGACGCCGGGCGAAGCACCCAAAGTAAGCATTACCGGCTACCGGGTCGCCCAATTGTCATTTACCGCTCCGGAAGACCCGACAGGCCGCTGGTGCCGTATCTCTGTAAAAGATAATGGAATAGGTTTTGATACAGAATATAAAAACCGCATCTTTGGGCTCTTCCATCGGTTGAATTCTAAAGACAGGTTTGAAGGTACAGGCATAGGCCTTGCTATTACCAAAAAGATAGTGGAAAAGCACAACGGTATTATCACTGCGGAAAGCAATGAGGGAGAAGGTGCGGTATTTACAATAATTTTACCCATGGACCAATGA
- a CDS encoding response regulator: MSIIEAASSAITYKKILLAEDDEDDRLIFSAIVNDLGNASDFVFETVENGIDVIQYLKRHEEELPSLIILDQNMPRMNGRETLAALKADDRFAHIPVVIYSTYNDSRLINECMTGGADQIITKPDSFEGFRDMILKLSARYLQDANPALKHKSA, translated from the coding sequence ATGAGTATTATAGAAGCAGCCAGCAGCGCAATAACATACAAAAAAATTCTACTGGCAGAGGACGATGAGGACGACAGGCTCATATTTTCAGCCATTGTGAATGACCTCGGTAATGCAAGCGACTTTGTCTTTGAGACCGTAGAAAACGGCATTGACGTCATCCAATACCTTAAGCGGCATGAAGAAGAATTGCCCAGCCTGATCATCCTGGACCAGAACATGCCCCGTATGAATGGCCGGGAAACACTGGCTGCACTGAAGGCAGATGACCGTTTCGCGCATATTCCCGTAGTAATATATTCTACTTACAACGATTCCCGCCTGATCAATGAATGCATGACCGGCGGCGCAGATCAGATCATCACCAAACCAGATTCCTTCGAAGGCTTCCGGGACATGATCCTGAAACTCTCTGCGCGCTATTTACAGGATGCTAATCCTGCATTGAAGCATAAGTCAGCTTAA
- a CDS encoding MarR family winged helix-turn-helix transcriptional regulator translates to MNYALLTSLVAHLETFEQEHRAPGQADISDFASWLGNKVRRERKTVKQSDNTEVDVTLETAIGRKVVRLHRYVRLYSRNALQHTPLQSAEEFSYLATLLKDGQLKKTELITKNIHEKPTGMEIIRRLLNAGLVDQQDDTTDQRSKLLSLTPKGRSVLTEVFAKMARVSTLASGNLSREEKHDLLFLLSKLDDYHDHLFNNERKIIYASLRGDEPAGV, encoded by the coding sequence ATGAATTATGCATTACTTACCTCCCTCGTCGCTCACCTCGAAACATTCGAGCAGGAGCACAGAGCCCCCGGGCAGGCCGATATATCGGACTTTGCCAGCTGGCTGGGGAACAAGGTGCGCAGAGAGCGGAAAACAGTGAAACAGTCTGATAACACAGAAGTAGATGTTACCCTCGAAACAGCTATCGGGCGAAAGGTAGTGCGGCTGCACCGCTATGTTCGCCTGTATTCGCGTAACGCGCTGCAGCACACCCCGCTACAGAGCGCAGAAGAGTTCAGTTATTTGGCCACTTTGCTCAAGGACGGTCAGTTGAAAAAAACAGAACTGATCACGAAAAACATTCACGAAAAGCCTACCGGTATGGAAATCATCCGCCGCCTGTTAAACGCGGGGTTGGTAGACCAGCAGGACGACACGACCGACCAGCGTAGCAAGTTACTGAGTCTCACGCCGAAAGGCAGATCAGTATTAACGGAGGTGTTTGCGAAAATGGCGAGAGTGAGTACGTTGGCTTCCGGCAACCTGTCCAGGGAGGAAAAACACGATCTGTTGTTCCTGCTGAGCAAGCTGGACGATTACCATGACCATCTTTTCAATAACGAGCGAAAAATTATATATGCGAGTTTACGCGGCGATGAACCTGCCGGCGTATAA
- a CDS encoding AMP-dependent synthetase/ligase, protein MLKPYRLFDAVKFQSEKFPKQEMLVSKVNGEWKPYSTQDVSTITNKFSAGLLQLGVSGNDYTPEGADKIAIISNNRPEWVFTDIAVQQTGAILVPIYPTCSVQELQFILNDAAVKYLFVSSEELLLKARSISHDVPSLRNIFTFDETPQADHWTKVMDGATPELLQQVEKVKAEIDWEHLATIIYTSGTTGQPKGVMLTHRNIISNVFFSKESFPFEDAPESKVLSFLPLNHIFEKTCTYIYLYSGISIYYAESMEKIADNLREIKPDGFTTVPRLLEKVFEKIMSKGNELTGLKRKLFFWSVSLAGKYDVKKDHGAWYNFKLRIANKLVFSKWREALGGRITFIVTGGAACNEKLLRIFNAAQIPVYEGYGPTENSPVISVNRKKPLGDRYFGTTGPAITGIEVKLAEDGEILVKGPTVMKGYYKRPDLTAETVIDGWLHTGDIGVWIDQKFLKITDRKKELFKTSGGKYVAPQPIENKMKESPFVEQIMVVGNERKFVGALIVPSFTMLKQWMPQNGLTFTTNEAAIREPKVLEMFKEVVESFNNYFNHVEQIKRFELMPREWSIETGEMTPKLSLKRKIVMEKYKDAIERIYDVHP, encoded by the coding sequence ATGTTAAAACCATACAGACTGTTCGACGCTGTTAAGTTCCAATCAGAGAAGTTCCCGAAACAGGAGATGCTGGTATCGAAGGTGAACGGCGAATGGAAACCTTACAGTACGCAAGATGTTAGCACGATCACTAACAAATTCAGCGCAGGATTACTGCAACTGGGTGTAAGCGGTAACGACTACACGCCGGAAGGCGCCGATAAGATCGCCATCATCAGTAACAACCGTCCGGAATGGGTGTTTACGGATATTGCCGTACAACAGACTGGCGCCATCCTGGTGCCCATCTACCCTACCTGCAGCGTACAGGAATTACAATTCATTTTAAACGACGCGGCTGTTAAATACCTGTTCGTAAGCAGCGAAGAGTTGTTATTAAAAGCACGCAGCATCAGCCATGATGTTCCCTCCCTGCGTAACATCTTTACGTTTGACGAAACGCCACAGGCCGATCACTGGACCAAAGTAATGGACGGTGCTACGCCCGAACTGTTGCAACAAGTGGAAAAGGTGAAGGCGGAAATTGACTGGGAACACCTGGCGACGATCATCTACACCTCAGGCACCACCGGCCAGCCGAAAGGCGTGATGCTCACGCACCGCAACATCATCAGCAACGTATTCTTTTCCAAAGAAAGTTTTCCTTTTGAAGATGCGCCGGAGTCGAAGGTACTGAGCTTCCTGCCGCTTAATCACATTTTCGAAAAAACATGTACTTATATCTACCTGTACAGCGGCATCAGTATTTACTACGCCGAGAGTATGGAAAAAATCGCCGACAACCTCCGCGAGATCAAACCCGATGGATTTACTACCGTGCCGCGCTTGCTGGAGAAGGTGTTCGAGAAGATCATGTCGAAAGGTAATGAACTTACCGGCCTTAAACGTAAACTCTTCTTTTGGTCGGTATCGCTCGCAGGCAAATACGATGTGAAGAAAGATCATGGCGCCTGGTATAATTTTAAACTTAGGATTGCCAACAAACTCGTGTTCAGTAAATGGCGCGAGGCGCTCGGTGGTCGCATCACCTTTATTGTAACCGGTGGCGCCGCCTGTAACGAAAAACTCCTGCGTATTTTCAACGCCGCACAAATTCCTGTATACGAGGGCTACGGCCCCACCGAAAACAGCCCGGTAATCAGCGTGAACCGCAAGAAGCCATTGGGCGACCGCTACTTTGGTACAACAGGCCCGGCTATTACCGGCATTGAAGTAAAGTTAGCAGAAGATGGAGAGATCCTGGTGAAAGGCCCTACCGTCATGAAAGGCTACTATAAACGCCCCGACCTTACCGCAGAAACCGTTATTGACGGCTGGCTGCATACGGGGGATATTGGTGTGTGGATCGATCAGAAATTCCTGAAGATCACCGACCGTAAAAAAGAATTGTTCAAGACCAGCGGCGGCAAGTATGTAGCCCCGCAGCCGATCGAAAATAAAATGAAAGAAAGCCCCTTCGTGGAGCAGATCATGGTAGTAGGTAACGAGCGCAAGTTTGTAGGCGCCCTCATTGTTCCATCCTTCACGATGTTAAAGCAGTGGATGCCGCAAAACGGCCTCACGTTTACGACGAATGAAGCTGCTATACGCGAACCCAAAGTGCTGGAAATGTTCAAAGAAGTGGTCGAGAGTTTTAATAACTATTTTAACCATGTGGAACAGATCAAACGTTTCGAACTCATGCCTCGTGAATGGAGCATCGAAACCGGGGAAATGACGCCCAAGCTCAGCCTTAAGAGAAAGATCGTGATGGAGAAATATAAGGATGCCATCGAACGGATTTATGATGTTCATCCATAA
- a CDS encoding Crp/Fnr family transcriptional regulator encodes MTPFTAAIHTISPLSPATIAAFDAEVIHMPRVQRYTQLLEVGDVARQFFYLQRGLARVYYYHKGVDVTDYFAIDQQFIGGVESLFTGQASKKAIQVLENSDVYAISSEALERLSREYHEVERAGRRLVTFAFLEGQRRIESIRFHEAKERYRELDQKYPGLLNRAPLKYVASYLGITPVSLSRLRSQLD; translated from the coding sequence ATGACCCCTTTTACAGCAGCCATACATACGATAAGTCCATTGTCGCCCGCCACTATAGCAGCTTTCGATGCGGAAGTAATTCACATGCCCAGGGTACAACGATACACGCAATTACTGGAAGTGGGCGATGTGGCCCGGCAGTTTTTTTACCTGCAACGCGGCCTGGCCCGGGTGTATTATTACCATAAGGGTGTGGATGTGACAGACTATTTCGCTATCGATCAGCAGTTTATCGGCGGGGTGGAAAGTTTGTTTACGGGGCAGGCATCTAAAAAGGCGATACAAGTGCTGGAGAACAGCGATGTGTATGCTATTTCGTCGGAGGCATTGGAAAGACTGAGCCGCGAATACCATGAAGTGGAACGTGCCGGCCGTCGCCTTGTTACCTTCGCCTTCCTGGAAGGACAACGCCGTATCGAGTCCATCCGCTTTCACGAAGCAAAGGAGCGGTACCGCGAGCTGGACCAGAAGTACCCGGGACTGCTGAATCGTGCGCCGCTGAAGTATGTGGCGTCGTACCTGGGTATCACGCCCGTGAGCCTTAGCAGGTTGCGGTCGCAGCTGGATTAA
- a CDS encoding FAD-dependent monooxygenase has translation MKVTILGAGIAGLTTAIALKKAGIPAQVFEAAPQIKAVGAGLGLAPNAMLALQKLGLSEKIIPLGARLPHFSILTREGKVISRNDSNVIGEKYGLDNFTIHRAELHEALLSELNPADIFTGKRAVDLERIGKSIRLHFADGSTHDTDCLLVADGINSAVRAKIVPDVQVRYSGYTCWRAVINYTGDEPPGATETWGAQGRVGVIPLTKQRIYWFACINAKAGEQRYRNYTARNLYEHFRQYHDPIPSLLAQTQDTQLLKNDIYDLKPLKRFAYGNVLLLGDAAHATTPNMGQGACQAIEDAVVLADEWQRHGTFEYAFPAFEQRRLARTTDIINQSRTIGQVAQLENSLLIGARDLLLRSMPASFRMKQFDKLYTVDF, from the coding sequence ATGAAAGTAACGATTCTCGGCGCGGGTATAGCAGGACTTACCACCGCCATTGCCCTGAAAAAGGCCGGCATACCTGCGCAGGTATTTGAGGCCGCCCCACAAATTAAAGCCGTAGGCGCCGGATTAGGATTAGCGCCCAACGCCATGTTGGCCCTCCAGAAACTCGGACTCTCCGAAAAGATCATTCCCCTCGGCGCCCGTTTACCCCATTTCTCCATTCTCACCCGCGAAGGCAAAGTCATATCGCGCAACGACAGTAACGTGATCGGTGAAAAGTATGGGTTGGATAACTTTACCATTCACCGTGCGGAATTACATGAAGCGTTGTTGTCGGAGTTGAATCCCGCTGATATATTCACCGGCAAACGTGCTGTAGACCTGGAACGGATTGGCAAAAGCATCCGTTTACATTTTGCAGATGGCAGTACCCACGATACCGATTGCCTGCTGGTGGCAGATGGTATTAATTCGGCCGTACGCGCGAAAATAGTACCCGATGTGCAGGTGCGTTATTCCGGATACACCTGCTGGCGTGCCGTGATTAATTATACCGGAGATGAGCCGCCCGGTGCCACAGAAACCTGGGGCGCACAAGGCCGCGTGGGCGTGATACCTTTAACGAAACAACGCATCTATTGGTTTGCCTGCATCAACGCCAAGGCCGGCGAGCAACGCTATCGTAATTATACTGCCCGCAACCTGTACGAACACTTCCGTCAATACCACGATCCCATTCCTTCACTGCTCGCACAAACCCAGGACACGCAGCTGTTGAAGAACGACATTTACGACCTGAAGCCCCTGAAACGTTTCGCTTACGGGAATGTATTGTTACTCGGTGATGCCGCGCACGCCACCACGCCGAATATGGGACAGGGAGCCTGCCAGGCAATTGAAGACGCAGTGGTGTTAGCCGACGAGTGGCAGCGGCATGGTACGTTCGAATATGCATTCCCCGCATTCGAACAACGCAGGCTTGCACGAACGACAGATATTATCAACCAGAGCCGTACGATCGGGCAGGTGGCGCAGTTAGAGAACAGCTTACTGATCGGCGCGCGCGATTTGCTGCTGCGGTCTATGCCAGCCTCGTTCCGGATGAAGCAGTTCGATAAATTGTATACCGTAGACTTTTAA